ATACATATCTACACATCTATTACTTAGGCCTACACAACCCATCTGTACATTCTAATATAGTCACCAACACCTTCTCTTTAGTAAAAAGCATCAcctctaaaaaaacaaactttattatTAGTAACACTGCCAGATGTAAATTATGTTCACTTTATCATCTGAAAGACGAACAGATACTTCATAGGAATTAGGGAGTTTCTAAGTATAAATCCAGTATGTTTACGTGGgcttcttaaaatatattctataggAATAATCAACAGGTGAAACTACCAATAAAAGTCTTTGGGCGTATTAACTGTAAAAGAAACTTAAGTTCTCAGAAGAAACTTTATAAGGTCAATTACATTCCGGAggttttattttggcttttaacGCAAAGAAAGGACTTTATTTTGTCTAACAGCACAGTATTTCTAAGTCCTATTTTCTATGGAGTTGTAATGAATTTTTAGGGAGCTACCCAAAtctgttaaaaaattaaaccgGTCACTAAAGGAGGTATATGATTTTTAACACTGTGTAGGTTATTTCAACCAAAATGCGAGAGCACAGTTCttcaggagaaaggcagaaatttTAGGCTTGCCAGATACAGAGTATATGCTGTCACTGAACACACAGATGTCCTGCTGATCACGGGGACTAAATTATAACGGCTTCTTTGTTCTAGGATGTCATCTACCTCACATGCAGACCCAAGGATACTAAGCCTCAGATGCCTAAAAACATCATTCCCGGCACAGACTTTTTCTCAGCGCTCACTCCCATAACTGGGAACACATACAGACATACAGAGATATGGGTCATTATCAAAGTCAGATTTGTATGAATGGCTTCACAGTAGCAACGCAGAAGGTACTCAGTGCCCCATTTCCACAGGAAAGGCTATATTTACACCACACACTTCAGTCTTGAAATGTGGACCCCCCAAAACATTCAATTCTCAATAACCAACGAATTTGCTGAGGCTCCCCTACCCTCAAGTCACCCTAGTTCAGCAGAGCGAAAGCCCCTCCTTGGCTGCGAGGCGCTGGCGGTGGACTTTGTCTTGCTGCAGCTCTTCGTGATTTGGATGCCAGAGTTTTGTGATGATCCTTTCAATGTTGAGAGCGTATACGGTGTGTGTAGGAATGACTTCCCTGTGTACCTGCGATTAAAACAGTAGCGTGCCTCCAGTTACGCTTCGGTATATTCCTCTTCCCGACACGCACAATTAAAAAGTAAGGTTTATATCAACGAAACACTCACACACAAACCGCTAAGCTACAAGCCAGAGCCTAATGAAGCTCCAActaggaaacaagaaaacaaagaaatgacaaGCTTCTGAAATAGGAGCGGGAacaagaggatttttttttccccttttctttttcactgggcaagtgggggctgggagaggtaAGTTAGGAAGGAGGTGTGGGCCCCGGATTTGAAAAATGAGGGTAGTACTAATGGCTTGAATAAcaaacaataggggcacctgggtggctcagtgggttaagtgtccggctcttgatttcggctcaggtcacgatctcatagttctgcgggtctgagccccacgttggggcttgggcatctctctctcccccaactcccacACTTGCTCTCATGtacaatgtctctctctctctctctctctctctctcaaaataagtaaagtgacttaaaaaagataaataacaaacaataaaaactgaaagccaaaaagccaaagaagaggaaaagctaCTGAATATCTTTGTATCTTTGCAAACTTAAAGAAACTCTGAACCTATCCATAAATCTAGGTAAACCTTAAGGAGCAGAGAGTTTTACCTGCAAAGCTTCAAAAAGGTCATACATGTTGACTGGAGGCAAAGCTGCAGGCAGAGTGTCCCCAGAGCATGCCAGCAGGAGGGCGGCCTGCTGCTCGGCGTCATCAGGGGGCGGGTGAGAGGCCGGGTTATGACCCGCACAAGGAGCAGAAAAGGCTGGAGGActgaaaacaaagtattttcaaaacattcCCAGTAACTATGAACGAGACAAGCGGATAACGAAAATAGGAATGGGCTTTTAATACATCTtgcaaaaatatcttaaaaataattaaaaacccaATTAGAAATTACTTTTTAGCTAGTATATTACATGAGTGgcctgtaattttaatttttaaaggcagcCCATCTGGCAGGCTGGAAACAAAATGTAGAACAACTAAATTTACACTCCTCTCCCCACaatgttgaaatatttattaagctcaGGATGCTGGGCCAAAATTGTTTCCTGCCCTTCACATGCTTCTAGTCGGGAGCGGGGGAGAAAAAACACCTTAATTAAAGGAGAATGAAACTGAAAAACCGACTTGGGAGAGGAAGATACATGTAACTGGAGACAACAGGATTGAAAAACTACATGCAAGAAGACACAGTGCAGAGTAAGCAACAGGCAAAAATGGAGGATGAAGAAAATCCAAATCTTGCCAGTTTCCCAAAACAGGACCCAGATACAGTATCAGCGGGGAAGTCGGGCATAATTGTTGTGTCCCGAGACAGCAGGAGATGACCTATACAGTTTCGAAGAACACCCAGAAGGTAAAACAACAGTGAGGAGGCAGCTCAGACGAACGCACAGGCGGGTAGAAGCGTGGGGGTGAGCACCGGACAAAGGCGGCCCTGTTGGGCCAACAAGCAGTGACGGGGAGCCAGTCGCCCTCCAGGGGCAGGCCGGTGGCGAGGGGGCAAGCTCGGGAGGCCTCGCAGGCTCACAGACGCTGCTCTCAGCATTCACCCACTTTGTCGGTTGggtttttcttctagaaaaggAGGACTTACAAATGAGAACAAATACTCCCACACAGACATGCCTGAATGAGACTGAGAATAGAAATCTTCACATTTGACGATCTAAATATAAATAGTGAACCTAATTTAAGATGGCGCTcttcgggacgcctgggtggctcagtcggctaagcatccgactcttggtttcagctcaggtcacgatctcatggtttgggagttcgagcccctgtgccaaggctctgcgctgtcagtgtggagtctgcttgggattctgtctctctccctcttgctccctctctctgcctgcttccctgctcacgctctccctcgccctctctcaaaataaataaataaacttaaaaaaaaaaaaaaaaaaaaaaagaggatgctCCTCAAAACGGGCCTTGTGAGCCACCTCAAGGTTTTCAGCCATGAAGTAGGCACTGGTACAACCCCTTTCCATGTGGTGTCAACACTCTTGGCCGTGTCcaactctcttctttctcttcttggtttTCCCACCCTACACTCTTTCCTACCacacctcctcccttcctttcttgttAGTTCTTCGCTACCATCACCCCCACCAGGTTCCGGGTCACACTTTTCTCTCTGAACTTGTACCTCCCTGTCATCTCCCTCACCAACCAGCTAACGAGCGCTCCAAGAAATCCAGTCACTTCAGTTACCACAAAGAACATTACAtcactgctttttctttcccaaaggcTTAAAATTTGGACTACATTACTTGCagggaaggcagaaaggaagtAGAGGGCTGAAAACAGACAACACACGGATGAAAAGAAAGGTAATCCAGGTCATCTCGCAAAGCGAAGACTGAGGACATTAGAAGTCCTGGGAGACCCTCCGTGGAACGTGGACGGAGGAAGCCCAGAGACGGGGGCAGGGACCAGGCTGCACACCAGCATGCCAAGAACAACCTGATGACACCCAACACAGGCCACTCTCTCAAGGCAGAGCTACGGAACCTGGAGGaacacctcccacccctcctcccgcCATCAAGATACCCAACCCTGACCCAACAATCATAGGCCGTGCTTCTGACTGAAAGCAGGCCCGCTTCCACCACCAAGCAGGTGCTGCCCCTTACGAGCCCTCAGAACTCCTCACCTCGGGGAACCGCTCCAATCCACCCGAGAAAGTGGGCCCGGGGCGCTTGCATAACCACATGCGGCAGCCAAACTCTGTGCCCTCACTTGTGACAAGCGATACCAAAGTAATTCACTAGTTATCGTGCAATGATgcaacttaaaataaaactgcGCTGCTCTCAAAGGTACCTTAGACTGACAGAAACACAATTATTTAACAGCGGTCTAACACCTAATAGTAGTGTACCAGCTAGAGAGGATGGAtgcaaaaccacaagaaacttcATATACCTTTCTATTAAGCTGTTGTAAGCTACTACGCTATTCTTCAGGTATGGCTGTGGGGTTACGTTACTACCAAAGGCATATTTAAAATGACCGTCACGTAACCGATAAGCTTTCCTTCTCGACACAACTGATGTCAATATATCTTTAAGGTGATTctgtagaaacaaagaaaagaaaaagaacatgaacTCCTGTTTAAGAGCAAATCATAAAACTTCCATTGACCAAAAAATGTCTCCTAGCATTTAGCGGATGGAGATAGAGACAGGCTAACATGTGGTGGAACCAAAGTTCACCAAAAGGCCACAGAACCACATCAGAGCAGGAAGGTACGGGAAAGAGAGAGATGCGTTGTTTTTATTTGGTTCCATTTAATAGGTGCTTGCTCTACATGaaatttattaaagttatttatgGTTTCTAAATTGACTCCTCTCTCAAAAGAGATTTTCAGACGGttttaaataaaagtacaaaaataaatacataaaatttctaaaaggagGCAAACTACCCTGAAACCTGGTTTCAAATAGGACAAAAAGTTCCAAGATGTCAGATTTATTGGCTACAATGCCCAATCTACTAGAATCCTGCCATAAAAGAACCATGGCTCTCTCAAAAGTCACATACACAACAGATATAtaggaaataaaccaaaaattaGGTATTTGATACTTCTTTATGAGAGCCAAGTACATAAGGGATAGAAAGTGtctgtgaaaataaaaagagctGATCCCAGCCTGCCATTAATAACAGGTGAGGCAGGATCACCTGTTTCAACTATACCAGTAAGATAATCTCATATCCAGGCCTTCATGATACAATTTGTAATTTCCACACACTGAATTTATTAAATGTGTGTAGCTTCATGAGATAGCGATTATAATCTTTGAGGTACATGTGAGGAAACGGGAGGCCCCAAATACTGGAAGAATTACCCTGTATTACCTGACATATCCGTGCACTATAGAACCCAATGCATATTTTGGcaaataactaaatgaataaagtgaatggataaatgagtgGGCTGAGAGAAGGATCCCACTGTTTAGACACCAAATCTAATGCTCTTTAAATGCTGGGACACAACAAAAAACAGTGATTTTCATCGTTAGGATTCTCaatctcaatttttttccttaaaaactgTGCCCGTGTTAACAAATTAAACACCAAAACACGCCAAAGTGTTATGCCATAAGTAGCCTCTCTGAAAAGCTTAGTCTGCTAACTGAAGGCAACTGCATGGACTATGAGGTGTTTCTCCCCTCAAAAGAACACaattccggggtgcctgggtgattcagtcggttaagggtctgactcttgatctcagctcaggtcttgatctcaggatcatgagttcaagccccacgttgggctccacatgggcatgaagcctacttgaaaaaaaaaaagaagagagagagaaaaagaaaaagagggaaaaaaagaaaacaatttcaatgACGACAATTCTGGCATCGGTagtacttggattcttttcttgCAGTACCAACTTTCAACAACACACACAAGCTCGTTACATTCAACCTGTAAAACTGTTTCTGCCACCAGCAAACCAACCTCCACCGCGTAGACAACAGCTGAGACGGCCTCCTCCGTGACGTTGTCCAACCCGTGCTCGTAAGCTGTCACTATCATTCTCCCTTCAAGCTGACCCCGGGTGGGAAGCATCATTGTGTGGGAACAAAGTTTCAACTCATCATCATCTTGGGGATCCTTTGCCACAAACTGCTGGGCTCCCGAGAGGGGATTTTGAGGCTGGAATCTATGCTATGGGcaagaaaacttttcaaaatgattCATCACAGTGGCAAGTAAGAAGACACAATATATTGGACTTGAGCTCCCACAAATTAATGCCACCAAAACAATActacaggatttaaaaaaaaaagaagtcactcaTGCACAAATAATCACAGATTCACACCCATTACATAGTAATAATGAAGACATGAATTAAGGGGAATAATGGTAGTATGCCCAGCAGTTTATTCTATTCAACCGATACCTTGGTGATCACAGAATATATGGCTCTGTGCTAAAAATAACAATTAGGGGAAAGGAGAAGatataaaactattttcaaacaACTCAGAGCATTCTCAGTATACTTGTAAGTAAGCAGGTTCTGAAAGTAGAAACATATAGTAATACCTCGTTTAAGCTCTAAAAACAAGCGTAGCTAACCAACATAACAGACCTAATAACAGATATTCCAAGAGAATGCCAGATAGTATAAACTATCTTGCTATCATCTTCTACTTACAATTCTCAACACAGAATCTTGCTAAGACACAGTCATTCTAATTATTTAGAATAgtttttctcaaactgtttccACTCCTAAAACCTCTGCCTCCTCTGGTAGACTCTGACAGCCCATGTGTACTCTCCATCATCAGTGGTAGCTCCTGCTTAAGCTCAACATATAAGATTTAATAGCGAAAATGGCTTGTCCCTGTTTGAAGTTTGTATTATAAAAGAAACATTGGTTGTTTTTTCCATTGTCCAagtataaaactgtattttatatcAAATATCCCTTTTTAAACTAAGGTATGCCTCTCTAGAGGTACCGATGCCCTCCATATTGAATAGTATCGATAGAAAACACAGAGCAAAGGtagaaatgaatgtttgttgatGTTAATCAATAAAGCTATCAACACCCAGTCAAACCTATAAAAGGAAGACTTTTGGGAAATTGTTCcccaaatacaaaaggaaaaaacaatttttcctaaaatgtttgcaaattttATGGCCAAATGCCTTCATGACTTCTCTGCTGATTCCGAAAGGCTCAGGGCCTAGCTGGGCATCGCCAGGATCCTGCCAGAGGCCTCCAGGCCTCCTGGAGCCGTGGAACAGAAGTCTTCAATGTAAGAAACATTCCAGAAAAAGATTTAAGAGGACAAATAATACAGGCATACTTTTTGAGTCATTAAAAAATCGTTAGGTACTAATGaaaacatattaatatttatgcAGTAACAAACtagaattataaaaattcagACACCTGGGACTCACACTCTTTGAAACTCTTGTCAACCTCAAATATAATAACACCTTTCTTCCCCAAATCATGCCCTCCTTTTTTTCAACTCTACTACcagtattttaagatttatttaaaaactaaagccCGTTCCATCACACCAGCACTTAAATCAGTTGTTACCAAGATCTACTGGAGAACAACCTACGTCAAATTTCTGACGAACAGAAGAaagctttttctttccctttggtttTCCAGGTTTAGCTGCAGAACCCCCTGTCCAGGGTAAAGATCCAGCACCCTctgtgagacagaaaaagaaccaTAAGAGAAAACGGGGACAGTTGTCAACTGCTGTGTTTGGTTTCATTATAGGCTAAAAAAGTATGGAATGCTCAAGTAGTGAAAATAATCAATGCTTAAATTCAGATCTTCTCTATTTCTCCAAGCAAAATTATGAATTCTctcaaatcacatttttttctagctGTAACCAAAATTATTCCTTTAGGAAGacaaatttgtttttcatattttaaattaatgtttattgggtgttttgtttgctttattagTAGCATTATAAGTAGTATTACCAAAGTAGGAAAAAATTTTCTAGTTCAAGATGGTGAACTGAGCACATGAATGTATCTCACCTCTCTTTCTAGACCCTACTAAAAAAAGGTAATAGCAGAAAGTAAACAGCACACATCCGCAACTGAGATAGAAAGGAAATTGAAACAAGATGAGATGTCAACAAATTTCAACAATGGGCTAAAAAGGTGTTCACTCACATGGAGACACACAGAAGCCATAACCTAGGCTAGGCAAGGTTCGGAAATGAGGTGGAAACAAGTTAACCTGCAGAGCAGAAATCCACAAAGAATCTGGATTTGGAGAAGGTGAGTACAGTGGAAACCAGGGAGGGGTCAGTGAAGCCAAAAACAAGATCAATGGAAGGTCTACATTCAAAAGTCGTCTACACAAACCCCTTCCCCCTCACCACTAACAGTGGGCTcagtacaaaacaaaaatgcagggTCTCTTATTCAAACATTTAGAATTTCAAGGCAACCACAGTTGAGCACTAAGCCAAGCATGGGCCCTTCTGGGTTCACAGGCAGTTCACAGGCCCCGGAGCCAGCCCTGCTCTCTCCCATACATAGCACAGTATTTACAATGGCAGGGGGATGCTGTTGGGGGGTATGGAGGACAAGAGAGTGGAGAACTCTCCTCTAGTTAAACTGGACCAAATTTCTGGGATTTACTAAGGTGGTTGATATGGATGTTGACACCCTAGAGCACAGCTCTCTGCATGCTGGCATGAGGATCCCCAGTTTAACTGGCCTCCTGTCAGCTCACTCTACAACAAAACCCCCACACAACTGTATACTTCATTCTTAAATGTGAATCACCCGACATTTGATGACAATCTATAACAGAATAAGAAAGACCCagataaacaaacagaaaatagaagtcctaataattcaggggcgcctaggtagctcagtcagttgagcatccgacttcggctcaggtcatgatctcacagcttgtgagttcaagccctgcatcgcagtctgtgctgacagctcggagcctggagcctgcttcggattctgtgtctcccctttctctgcccctcacctactcgcgttctgtctctgtctctctcaaaaataaataaacgttaaaaaaaatttttttttaaataattcaagcaACACGGACTTCAAAAATACTAACTGGTATATTCAGAGAAGTCTGAAAAGACGTGtgtcataaaacaaaaagaaggtaTTATAAAAATTGCTGAATTAAAGAATGCATTGGGCAGAAAGGCTGAAAGAACTGAGGAAATCTCATAAAGCATAAGCCAGATGTCTAAAATCAGTAAACCCAGAAAGAGATTTAAGCTCCAATGAGGAGTTATCAAAGTCCTACcagaagaacaaaaaacaaagtagttGTCTTTGAGAAAAGTCTAGGAGTGGGAAGAAGCTTTTCATTATAAGACCTTCTGTATTATTTCTAACCATGAGCACATTTATATATAGTTTAGTGTTAAAGAAGAACAATCAAAGCAATTCAAGCTCATTACAGTACACTTGAAAAAActaccccccaaaattttttataCGAAAAAAAAACCATCATCTTAGCAAAAACATTATTTCCGTTTTGATGTTTTTTTGAAGAATGAGTTTttaaagctttgaaaaaaaatactccaaGTTCATCAGTTAAAAAAGAGCTCTTTggacacttaccatgatgagcactgagtcatgtacagaattgctgaatcgctatattgtacccctgaaactaaactctgtatgttaactacactggaattacaaaaaaacaaaaacaaaaaacaaaacaacctgttAGGGAAGTCAAGCTCTTCTCTCCACCGCTTTAAATGTCTCTGGTACATCCAGGTCTCACTGATGAGGTCAGCCAATCTTAGAAGATTCCCAAAGAAACCCACTGCTGCTGGATGGCCTGGATGCTAGGTGATGCCACCGATGTGTGGCCAACACGCTCCAGGCAAGGAAGCAAAGCTTGGTGAGTCAGGCCTGACTGACAACCAGGACAGCTTTCCAGCGGCGGGCAGATTTAGGGGTGGATCCAACACTTCCATCCACTGGCTGGGTTATTTCTCTATCAAACCCCCAAAATGTATTTcctcaaaatgaaattaatagtTGCTGGCAACAAAGAGATGATTTCTATTCAaagtaaaatatagaaatgtagCTCTTCGTACTTGCGGgtgggttttctgttttcctaagcTAGGTGGGAAAgatgatttttaataatattattgaTCGAGGGACCGCAGTGTAACAGACACTTTGCATTctttttaatcctcacagcaactcTTCCGGGTAGGTATTAGCCTCTTTATAGATTAGCAAACCaacttcagagaaaacaaaatgaaagaaaaagcaaaacagagagggaggcaaaccataaatacagagaaaatatattttaaatacagagaacaaacaggtttgctggaggggaggtgggtggggggatgggttaggtgggggatgggttaggtggggggatgggttaggtggggggatgggttaggtgggggatgggcattaaggagggcactttttgggatgagcactgggtgtcatatgttaAGAGATTAATCactggttctactcctgaagccaagactatactgtatgctaactaacttgaatttaaaagaaagaaagaaagaaagaaagaaagaaagaaagaaagaaagaaagaaagaaagaaagaaagaaagaaagaaagaaagaaaaga
Above is a window of Neofelis nebulosa isolate mNeoNeb1 chromosome 15, mNeoNeb1.pri, whole genome shotgun sequence DNA encoding:
- the TADA1 gene encoding transcriptional adapter 1 isoform X1 yields the protein MATFVSELEAAKKNLSEALGDNVKQYWANLKLWFKQKISKEEFDLEAHRLLTQDNVHSHNDFLLAILTRCQILVSTPEGAGSLPWTGGSAAKPGKPKGKKKLSSVRQKFDHRFQPQNPLSGAQQFVAKDPQDDDELKLCSHTMMLPTRGQLEGRMIVTAYEHGLDNVTEEAVSAVVYAVENHLKDILTSVVSRRKAYRLRDGHFKYAFGSNVTPQPYLKNSVVAYNSLIESPPAFSAPCAGHNPASHPPPDDAEQQAALLLACSGDTLPAALPPVNMYDLFEALQGEADLRYRFSVPSGLPSRPREVWARRPQRPVLSPYRRPAPEASGREHSRSKRVRYTPRP
- the TADA1 gene encoding transcriptional adapter 1 isoform X2, coding for MATFVSELEAAKKNLSEALGDNVKQYWANLKLWFKQKISKEEFDLEAHRLLTQDNVHSHNDFLLAILTRCQILVSTPEGAGSLPWTGGSAAKPGKPKGKKKLSSVRQKFDHRFQPQNPLSGAQQFVAKDPQDDDELKLCSHTMMLPTRGQLEGRMIVTAYEHGLDNVTEEAVSAVVYAVENHLKDILTSVVSRRKAYRLRDGHFKYAFGSNVTPQPYLKNSVVAYNSLIESPPAFSAPCAGHNPASHPPPDDAEQQAALLLACSGDTLPAALPPVNMYDLFEALQVHREVIPTHTVYALNIERIITKLWHPNHEELQQDKVHRQRLAAKEGLSLC